One genomic window of Bremerella sp. JC817 includes the following:
- a CDS encoding glycosyltransferase: protein MIASNDKRIRVVQVVHGLVVGGIESWLVNVLQRIDRDRFQVDFITSRPEPCYYDDEVRALGAQIHFCPSPRKPWIYGPAFRKIIKQGGYSVVHAHVDHYSGFVMRLAKSVGVKTRITHSHSNTTRNQAKAGMFRRIYLGSAKRWIRTSATVGLAVSDVAGASLFPRWGNDDRWDVLHCGINTAGFHHPVDRSALRQHYGISEDAFVFGHIGGFREPKNHRFLVEIAAALKKRDPSIRMLLVGDGPLRPEIEAQVRKAGVEEQVVFTGIVRDVTTVLRGAMDAFVFPSLWEGAPLAVLEAQATGIPTLMSTAVTNEIAHIPSLVQQKSLDDSADDWADALMTMAQRPREFTPAEALARIEASRFNVDNAVRKLEALYAGQ, encoded by the coding sequence ATGATTGCTTCCAACGACAAACGTATTCGAGTCGTTCAAGTCGTGCACGGTCTCGTCGTGGGCGGAATCGAAAGCTGGCTGGTTAACGTCCTACAGCGAATCGATCGCGATCGATTTCAGGTCGACTTCATCACCAGCCGTCCAGAGCCTTGCTACTACGACGACGAAGTGCGTGCCCTTGGTGCTCAGATTCACTTTTGCCCTTCGCCACGCAAGCCTTGGATTTATGGCCCAGCGTTCCGCAAGATTATCAAGCAAGGCGGCTATTCCGTCGTCCATGCCCACGTCGATCATTACAGCGGCTTTGTCATGCGGTTGGCGAAGAGCGTCGGGGTAAAGACTCGGATCACGCACAGCCACAGCAACACGACGCGAAACCAGGCCAAAGCAGGCATGTTCCGTCGGATCTACCTAGGGTCGGCCAAGCGTTGGATCCGTACTTCGGCGACGGTTGGTTTGGCTGTGTCCGACGTTGCAGGTGCTTCGCTGTTTCCTCGCTGGGGAAACGACGATCGTTGGGATGTGCTGCACTGCGGAATCAATACTGCTGGCTTCCATCACCCCGTCGACCGATCCGCACTTCGCCAACATTATGGCATTTCGGAAGACGCCTTTGTGTTTGGACACATCGGGGGTTTCCGCGAGCCCAAAAACCATCGGTTCCTGGTTGAAATCGCCGCCGCCCTAAAGAAGCGTGATCCGTCGATCCGCATGTTGCTGGTAGGCGACGGCCCCCTGCGTCCCGAGATCGAAGCCCAGGTTCGCAAGGCAGGCGTCGAAGAACAAGTGGTGTTCACCGGCATCGTCCGAGACGTGACGACCGTGCTGCGTGGAGCGATGGATGCGTTCGTCTTTCCTTCGCTGTGGGAAGGGGCACCGCTGGCGGTGCTCGAAGCCCAAGCGACCGGTATTCCCACGTTGATGTCGACCGCCGTCACCAACGAAATTGCTCATATCCCTTCGCTGGTGCAACAAAAGTCGCTCGACGATTCGGCCGATGATTGGGCCGATGCGTTGATGACGATGGCCCAGCGACCTCGTGAGTTTACACCTGCCGAAGCACTCGCCAGGATCGAGGCAAGCCGATTCAATGTCGACAATGCCGTCCGCAAGTTGGAGGCATTGTATGCAGGCCAGTAA
- a CDS encoding O-antigen ligase family protein codes for MQASNLPLEHHASLPAVRTHATDHSSPLPLCFVGLCLYFLSQGYLVPLAAIGPSWAIWPRIADFAGLFMAGACLWQWRQAERLPKPLATITFWLMVFLWLSAISLIAQTIISPKLYWNGPRMGEAVQWGIYQMARLIQFIALFICAAYTPLTETRRRWLVGVSTSVLWFVIITVLLTYTGAITYESVVAHLPESPDVSGPWASFGESFDGLGYISYNHAYTAVQLVLLFSLHLSLTRCQFNTANLLLLVAVNLGVFLSGSRAGFAAMLVLVFPCLWTWVRRGGILPLVWAGTVGCTIFATMLIAPSFFKVRGLTDFKQQIEDLVVRQTSTFQGYKSDNLAGRTDIWKWHLDSLEERPWTWVVGYGFGSAITRGNQAHMQPLNMVSEMGLIGLGVGLVLMVIVLKTLWQMEPPGHPYLWGSLALLFTSLTQETFYPVAAMGHFPGFYLFGLAICLRLAIDLPPTPELPQSTSTPATTS; via the coding sequence ATGCAGGCCAGTAACCTTCCCCTGGAACATCATGCGTCGCTGCCAGCAGTGCGGACCCATGCGACCGATCACTCGTCGCCACTTCCGCTTTGCTTCGTTGGACTGTGCTTGTATTTCCTGAGCCAAGGCTACCTGGTGCCTCTCGCAGCGATCGGTCCTTCGTGGGCGATCTGGCCGCGTATCGCTGACTTCGCTGGCCTATTCATGGCCGGAGCATGTCTCTGGCAATGGCGTCAAGCCGAGCGACTTCCCAAACCACTGGCAACGATCACCTTCTGGTTGATGGTCTTCCTTTGGCTGTCAGCAATTTCGCTGATCGCCCAAACGATCATTTCGCCGAAGCTGTACTGGAATGGTCCTCGCATGGGCGAAGCGGTCCAGTGGGGCATCTACCAGATGGCACGACTGATCCAATTCATCGCGCTGTTTATCTGTGCGGCATACACGCCACTGACGGAAACACGACGGCGCTGGCTGGTCGGCGTTTCGACTTCGGTTCTTTGGTTTGTGATCATCACTGTGCTGCTGACTTATACCGGAGCGATCACTTACGAATCGGTTGTCGCGCACCTGCCCGAGTCACCCGATGTCAGCGGACCGTGGGCCTCGTTCGGCGAATCGTTCGATGGCCTTGGCTATATCAGCTACAACCATGCCTATACTGCCGTGCAGTTGGTGCTGCTATTCAGCTTGCACTTGAGTTTGACGCGTTGCCAATTCAATACCGCCAACTTGCTTCTGTTGGTTGCGGTGAACCTCGGCGTCTTCCTTTCTGGCAGCCGGGCTGGTTTTGCCGCGATGCTAGTCCTGGTGTTTCCTTGTCTCTGGACATGGGTTCGCCGCGGGGGCATCTTGCCGCTGGTATGGGCAGGCACCGTTGGCTGCACGATCTTCGCCACGATGCTGATTGCCCCGAGTTTCTTTAAGGTTCGCGGCCTGACCGATTTCAAACAGCAGATTGAAGACCTGGTCGTTCGGCAAACGAGCACGTTTCAAGGCTACAAATCAGACAACCTGGCAGGCCGAACCGACATCTGGAAATGGCATCTCGACTCGCTCGAAGAGCGTCCTTGGACCTGGGTGGTTGGCTATGGCTTTGGTTCCGCCATCACGCGAGGCAATCAGGCTCACATGCAGCCGCTGAATATGGTCAGCGAGATGGGCCTGATTGGGCTTGGCGTTGGCCTGGTACTGATGGTGATCGTCTTGAAAACCCTTTGGCAGATGGAGCCGCCGGGGCATCCGTACCTATGGGGAAGCCTAGCACTGCTGTTCACTTCGCTCACGCAAGAAACCTTTTATCCCGTAGCGGCGATGGGGCATTTCCCTGGGTTTTACCTGTTTGGCCTGGCGATTTGCTTGCGGCTGGCAATCGACTTGCCACCAACACCAGAGCTTCCGCAGTCGACTTCCACTCCCGCTACGACTTCTTAG
- a CDS encoding glycosyltransferase family 4 protein — MDVVVTLEHRFFRTPDGATWTETQFPNAFWQRYLNVFDGVRIVARAQPVAEALPHWNRVDGPKVSFHSLPYYQGPWQYLKKAKAVRRAAAEAAGTEHAVILRVHSPIAALVERRMRRENKPYGVEVVSDPWDVFAPGAFHHPLRWYFRRSLSAETKRQCRNAVAASYVTQHALQRRYPATNASFQTHYSSVELPPESFVESPREFDQQQGPLKLITVGALAQMYKGVDTLIDAVAMARRQGADVALTIVGDGKHRGELEEQARRLNCADVIHFAGSLTSGPPVRAELNKANLFVLASRQEGLPRAMIEAMARALPCVGTTVGGIPELLAKENLFAPNDAEALARRICELASDRSQLNAMSQRNLSMAQQYADHVLRERRDQYYNAVRQATQQWLDGSSARNPVTAADGRPPTSSRMVTHSLATNGVSMPANDTVSPVAESGQSAATSTWQGAKSCTP; from the coding sequence ATGGACGTTGTCGTCACCCTTGAACATCGATTCTTCCGCACGCCTGATGGTGCCACTTGGACCGAAACGCAGTTCCCGAATGCGTTCTGGCAGCGGTACCTGAATGTGTTTGATGGCGTGCGGATCGTGGCTCGCGCCCAGCCCGTCGCGGAAGCCCTTCCTCATTGGAATCGAGTCGACGGTCCGAAGGTTTCGTTTCACTCGCTTCCATATTACCAAGGCCCTTGGCAGTACCTGAAGAAAGCTAAGGCCGTTCGTCGAGCCGCTGCCGAAGCAGCCGGAACCGAACACGCAGTCATCCTGCGAGTCCACTCGCCGATCGCCGCTCTCGTAGAACGCCGTATGCGTCGCGAGAACAAGCCGTACGGGGTCGAGGTGGTCAGCGATCCCTGGGATGTGTTCGCACCGGGTGCGTTTCATCATCCACTGCGATGGTACTTCCGTCGCAGCCTTTCGGCAGAGACGAAGCGGCAGTGCCGTAATGCGGTCGCGGCATCGTATGTCACGCAGCATGCATTGCAGAGACGCTACCCAGCGACCAACGCAAGCTTTCAAACGCATTACTCCAGTGTCGAGTTGCCGCCAGAGTCGTTCGTCGAATCGCCTCGGGAATTCGATCAGCAACAAGGACCGTTGAAGCTGATCACCGTGGGTGCGTTGGCCCAGATGTACAAAGGGGTCGACACGCTGATCGATGCCGTGGCGATGGCTCGCCGGCAAGGTGCCGACGTTGCCCTGACCATCGTGGGCGATGGTAAGCATCGTGGTGAACTGGAAGAACAAGCCCGGCGATTGAACTGTGCCGACGTGATTCATTTCGCAGGTTCACTAACCAGCGGGCCGCCCGTTCGGGCCGAGTTGAACAAAGCAAATCTGTTCGTTTTGGCATCCCGCCAGGAAGGATTGCCTCGCGCGATGATCGAAGCGATGGCTCGAGCACTTCCTTGCGTCGGCACCACCGTGGGTGGCATTCCAGAACTGCTTGCCAAAGAGAACTTGTTTGCCCCCAACGATGCCGAGGCCCTCGCTCGTCGCATCTGCGAATTGGCCAGCGACCGTTCGCAGCTAAACGCGATGTCACAGCGAAATTTGTCGATGGCTCAACAATATGCCGATCACGTGCTGCGAGAGCGGCGCGATCAATACTACAACGCGGTTCGTCAGGCCACCCAACAATGGCTTGATGGATCGAGTGCGCGGAATCCTGTTACTGCAGCGGATGGACGACCGCCAACCAGTAGCAGGATGGTTACACATTCGCTTGCCACGAACGGAGTGTCGATGCCAGCGAATGACACAGTTTCTCCAGTTGCGGAAAGTGGACAATCCGCCGCAACTTCAACATGGCAAGGTGCTAAATCATGCACACCGTAA